One region of Scomber scombrus chromosome 10, fScoSco1.1, whole genome shotgun sequence genomic DNA includes:
- the plekhg5b gene encoding pleckstrin homology domain-containing family G member 5 isoform X1: protein MKLVKKKPRRRHTDDPSKECFSLKFDLSVDINTEIVPAMKKKTLREVLGPVFERNGIELSRVDLFLDQSNTPLSLNFEAYRFGGHYLKVKARPGDELKVEQGVKDFRSLSLPNMKPSTGQSPYILTPGSERVEHGSLGRKESTDLLGQARRRKNMTEFLGETNIPTPDALGQIGGSLPSVGAGPDSWKNRAASRFSGFFSSNAGGGAFGKELDRLEQLQSKLHSYSMFGLPKVPRQLSFHQDSWEEEEEETNLALEDSWQMLLDNSETLTRRQSHQQEAIWELLHTEATYIKKLRVITDLFLSGLLNLQESGLLTEVEPNKMFSNIQEIVCLHTALWNQVMLPVLEKARQARALLDPTDLHHGFRTFGSRFQPYIRYCMEEEACMEYMRTLLRDNELFRTYVTWGETHKQCNRLKLADMLAKPHQRLTKYPLLLKSVLKKTDELSVRDIVNSMVASVEGFINSVDSQMRQRQEQQKLATISARIDSYEAVEGSSDEVEKILKEYNRFDLMAPMRGISPEETRQLHLEGALRMKEGKDSRMDVYCFLFTDLLLITKPVKREKVKVIRQPLLMHNVVCKELKDPGSFILIYLNEFKSAVAAYTFQANSATQGRSWVDAVCNVQNQLQRLHTEELLRQQNKRRVAGEEDEEEEDESSNSTTSSPCMRHKDQQNSSQSDGSTETLSVMDIDEQGEPPAPNMNLQGTKKTDSNVSALSEESEIQQSQSSTPHRVHSSIYSEQDQDQDQDQDQEPESDGDKLDPQCRSLSMDSAYGTLSPESLLRELQPQPGQSEGEETEEEGEREGREVEQEEVELEEVEEEEEEEQEEEEEEEEDSASLGSQLSVVQSSKPRRRPHVQSRLHCLQRPSTLVLSRSEDNLLQRLHGKTPISHSHSLSPKSKVPSKLCDMDASLLPHSKSLSELGLNCLELFTSDPDRSEVSPTSDELCSTRRRAEVRHAHSAAPAGSCEANESHCNSSDGETAPSACVERKCDSSTAGDSGEVSPKKRKSPAPQHKKLTLAQLYRIRTTLVLNSTLTASEV from the exons ATGAAGTTGGTGAAAAAGAAGCCACGGAGACGACACACTGAT GACCCCAGTAAGGAGTGCTTCAGCCTTAAGTTTGATCTCAGCGtggacataaacacagaaatcGTACCTGCTATGAAAAAGAAGACCCTGAG AGAGGTTTTAGGGCCAGTGTTTGAAAGGAACGGCATCGAGCTGTCCCGCGTCGACCTGTTCCTGGATCAGTCCAACACGCCGCTGTCCCTCAACTTCGAGGCTTACCGTTTTGGAGGACACTACCTCAAAGTTAAAG CACGGCCAGGTGATGAGCTGAAGGTGGAGCAAGGCGTGAAGGACTTTCGGTCGCTCAGCCTCCCCAACATGAAGCCCTCCACCGGTCAGAGCCCTTACATCCTCACTCCAGGCAGCGAGAGGGTGGAGCACGGCTCTCTGGGACGCAAAGAAAGCACCGATCTGCTG GGTCAGGCTCGACGGAGGAAGAACATGACAGAGTTCCTCGGAGAGACGAATATTCCGACCCCGGATGCTCTGGGACAGATCGGTGGCTCCCTGCCCAGCGTTGGAGCCGGGCCTGACAGCTGGAAGAACCGCGCTGCCAGCCGCTTCAGTGGCTTCTTCAGCTCAAACGCCGGAGGAGGCGCCTTCGGAAAG GAGTTGGACCGTCTGGAGCAGCTCCAGAGCAAACTGCACTCCTACTCCATGTTCGGGCTGCCGAAGGTGCCGCGGCAGCTCTCCTTCCACCAGGACtcctgggaggaggaggaggaggagaccaACCTGGCGCTGGAGGACAGTTGGCAGATGCTACTGGACAACTCAGAG acactAACGAGGCGACAGTCCCACCAGCAGGAGGCAATATGGGAGCTGCTGCACACGGAGGCAACGTACATAAAAAAGCTCCGAGTCATCACTGAT ctGTTCCTGAGCGGGCTGCTGAACCTGCAGGAGAGCGGCCTGCTGACGGAGGTGGAGCCCAACAAGATGTTCAGTAACATCCAGGAGATCGTCTGTCTCCACACGGCTCTGTGGAACCAGGTCATGCTGCCGGTCCTGGAGAAGGCCAGGCAGGCTCGGGCCCTGCTCGACCCCACGGACCTTCATCACGGCTTCAGGACG tttggCTCCAGGTTCCAGCCGTACATCCGTTACTGCATGGAGGAGGAGGCCTGCATGGAGTACATGCGCACACTTCTCAGGGACAATGAGCTCTTCAGGACCTACGTCACG TGGGGAGAGACCCATAAGCAGTGTAACCGTCTGAAGCTCGCCGACATGTTGGCAAAGCCTCACCAGAGACTGACCAAATATCCACTCCTGCTCAAGAGTGTTCTCAAGAAGACGGACGAGCTGTCGGTCCGAGACATTGTCAACAGCATG GTCGCCTCCGTAGAGGGCTTCATCAACAGCGTGGACTCCCAGATGCGACAGCGTCAGGAGCAACAGAAGCTGGCGACCATCTCCGCCCGCATCGACTCCTACGAGGCTGTAGAGGGCAGCAGCGATGAAGTGGAGAAG ATCCTCAAAGAGTACAACCGCTTCGACCTTATGGCTCCCATGAGAGGAATATCACCTGAGGAGACTCGACAGCTGCACCTAGAGGGAGCGCTGAGGATGAAGGAGGGCAAAGACAGTAGG ATGGACGTCTATTGCTTCTTGTTCACTGACCTGCTGCTAATTACCAAACCggtgaaaagagagaaagtaaaaGTCATCCGACAGCCTCTCCTCATGCACAATGTCGTCTGCAAAGAGCTCAAAGATCCCG GCTCGTTCATCCTCATCTACCTCAATGAGTTCAAGAGTGCAGTGGCGGCCTACACTTTCCAAGCCAACAGCGCCACCCAGGGGCGAAGCTGGGTCGATGCAGTCTGCAACGTCCAG AATCAACTCCAGAGGCTTCACACTGAGGAACTCCTCCGACAGCAGAACAAGAGACGTGTGGCtggtgaggaagatgaggaggaggaagatgagagcAGCAACTCCACCACAAGTTCCCCCTGCATGAGGCACAAAGACCAGCAGAACTCCAG ccaatcagatggcTCCACTGAGACTCTGTCAGTGATGGACATCGACGAACAAGGAGAGCCTCCCGCCCCCAACATGAACCTCCAGGGAACCAAGAAGACGGACTCAAACGTCTCCGCTCTGTCTGAAGAGTCCGAGATCCAGCAGTCCCAGTCCTCGACCCCCCACAGAGTCCACTCCAGTATTTACTCTGAGCAGGATCAGGACCAGGATCAGGACCAGGATCAGGAGCCCGAGTCCGATGGCGACAAGCTGGACCCTCAGTGTCGCTCCCTCTCCATGGACAGCGCCTACGGTACCCTCTCCCCTGAATCCCTCCTGAGAGAACTGCAGCCTCAGCCGGGTCAGAGCGAAGGAGAGGAGacggaagaggagggagagagggagggccGCGAGGTGGAGCAGGAAGAGGTAGAACTAGAGgaggtagaagaagaagaagaagaagagcaggaagaggaagaggaagaggaggaggactctGCCTCGCTGGGCTCCCAGCTGTCAGTCGTCCAGTCCTCTAAACCTCGCCGGCGACCTCACGTTCAGTCGCGGCTCCACTGCCTCCAGCGGCCGTCCACTCTGGTGTTATCTCGCTCCGAGGACAATCTCCTGCAGCGCCTCCACGGTAAAACCCCCATCTCCCACTCCCACTCACTCAGCCCCAAATCAAAGGTCCCATCTAAACTCTGCGACATGGACGCATCATTGCTGCCGCACAGTAAGAGCCTGTCGGAGCTGGGCCTAAACTGCCTGGAGCTGTTTACCAGCGACCCCGACCGGTCCGAAGTCAGCCCGACCTCCGATGAACTGTGCTCCACCCGGAGGCGAGCGGAGGTCAGGCACGCCCACAGCGCGGCACCTGCCGGGTCGTGCGAGGCTAACGAGTCGCACTGCAACAGCTCAGACGGCGAGACGGCTCCTTCTGCCTGCGTGGAGAGGAAATGTGACTCATCGACCGCCGGAGATTCAGGGGAAGTGTCGCCCAAAAAGAGGAAATCACCGGCTCCGCAGCACAAGAAGCTGACGTTAGCTCAGCTGTACAGGATACGCACCACTCTCGTCCTCAACTCCACTCTCACTGCATC GGAGGTATAA
- the plekhg5b gene encoding pleckstrin homology domain-containing family G member 5 isoform X2, with the protein MVFVTFDMPLASMGQARRRKNMTEFLGETNIPTPDALGQIGGSLPSVGAGPDSWKNRAASRFSGFFSSNAGGGAFGKELDRLEQLQSKLHSYSMFGLPKVPRQLSFHQDSWEEEEEETNLALEDSWQMLLDNSETLTRRQSHQQEAIWELLHTEATYIKKLRVITDLFLSGLLNLQESGLLTEVEPNKMFSNIQEIVCLHTALWNQVMLPVLEKARQARALLDPTDLHHGFRTFGSRFQPYIRYCMEEEACMEYMRTLLRDNELFRTYVTWGETHKQCNRLKLADMLAKPHQRLTKYPLLLKSVLKKTDELSVRDIVNSMVASVEGFINSVDSQMRQRQEQQKLATISARIDSYEAVEGSSDEVEKILKEYNRFDLMAPMRGISPEETRQLHLEGALRMKEGKDSRMDVYCFLFTDLLLITKPVKREKVKVIRQPLLMHNVVCKELKDPGSFILIYLNEFKSAVAAYTFQANSATQGRSWVDAVCNVQNQLQRLHTEELLRQQNKRRVAGEEDEEEEDESSNSTTSSPCMRHKDQQNSSQSDGSTETLSVMDIDEQGEPPAPNMNLQGTKKTDSNVSALSEESEIQQSQSSTPHRVHSSIYSEQDQDQDQDQDQEPESDGDKLDPQCRSLSMDSAYGTLSPESLLRELQPQPGQSEGEETEEEGEREGREVEQEEVELEEVEEEEEEEQEEEEEEEEDSASLGSQLSVVQSSKPRRRPHVQSRLHCLQRPSTLVLSRSEDNLLQRLHGKTPISHSHSLSPKSKVPSKLCDMDASLLPHSKSLSELGLNCLELFTSDPDRSEVSPTSDELCSTRRRAEVRHAHSAAPAGSCEANESHCNSSDGETAPSACVERKCDSSTAGDSGEVSPKKRKSPAPQHKKLTLAQLYRIRTTLVLNSTLTASEV; encoded by the exons AtggtttttgttacttttgacaTGCCTCTGGCTTCAATG GGTCAGGCTCGACGGAGGAAGAACATGACAGAGTTCCTCGGAGAGACGAATATTCCGACCCCGGATGCTCTGGGACAGATCGGTGGCTCCCTGCCCAGCGTTGGAGCCGGGCCTGACAGCTGGAAGAACCGCGCTGCCAGCCGCTTCAGTGGCTTCTTCAGCTCAAACGCCGGAGGAGGCGCCTTCGGAAAG GAGTTGGACCGTCTGGAGCAGCTCCAGAGCAAACTGCACTCCTACTCCATGTTCGGGCTGCCGAAGGTGCCGCGGCAGCTCTCCTTCCACCAGGACtcctgggaggaggaggaggaggagaccaACCTGGCGCTGGAGGACAGTTGGCAGATGCTACTGGACAACTCAGAG acactAACGAGGCGACAGTCCCACCAGCAGGAGGCAATATGGGAGCTGCTGCACACGGAGGCAACGTACATAAAAAAGCTCCGAGTCATCACTGAT ctGTTCCTGAGCGGGCTGCTGAACCTGCAGGAGAGCGGCCTGCTGACGGAGGTGGAGCCCAACAAGATGTTCAGTAACATCCAGGAGATCGTCTGTCTCCACACGGCTCTGTGGAACCAGGTCATGCTGCCGGTCCTGGAGAAGGCCAGGCAGGCTCGGGCCCTGCTCGACCCCACGGACCTTCATCACGGCTTCAGGACG tttggCTCCAGGTTCCAGCCGTACATCCGTTACTGCATGGAGGAGGAGGCCTGCATGGAGTACATGCGCACACTTCTCAGGGACAATGAGCTCTTCAGGACCTACGTCACG TGGGGAGAGACCCATAAGCAGTGTAACCGTCTGAAGCTCGCCGACATGTTGGCAAAGCCTCACCAGAGACTGACCAAATATCCACTCCTGCTCAAGAGTGTTCTCAAGAAGACGGACGAGCTGTCGGTCCGAGACATTGTCAACAGCATG GTCGCCTCCGTAGAGGGCTTCATCAACAGCGTGGACTCCCAGATGCGACAGCGTCAGGAGCAACAGAAGCTGGCGACCATCTCCGCCCGCATCGACTCCTACGAGGCTGTAGAGGGCAGCAGCGATGAAGTGGAGAAG ATCCTCAAAGAGTACAACCGCTTCGACCTTATGGCTCCCATGAGAGGAATATCACCTGAGGAGACTCGACAGCTGCACCTAGAGGGAGCGCTGAGGATGAAGGAGGGCAAAGACAGTAGG ATGGACGTCTATTGCTTCTTGTTCACTGACCTGCTGCTAATTACCAAACCggtgaaaagagagaaagtaaaaGTCATCCGACAGCCTCTCCTCATGCACAATGTCGTCTGCAAAGAGCTCAAAGATCCCG GCTCGTTCATCCTCATCTACCTCAATGAGTTCAAGAGTGCAGTGGCGGCCTACACTTTCCAAGCCAACAGCGCCACCCAGGGGCGAAGCTGGGTCGATGCAGTCTGCAACGTCCAG AATCAACTCCAGAGGCTTCACACTGAGGAACTCCTCCGACAGCAGAACAAGAGACGTGTGGCtggtgaggaagatgaggaggaggaagatgagagcAGCAACTCCACCACAAGTTCCCCCTGCATGAGGCACAAAGACCAGCAGAACTCCAG ccaatcagatggcTCCACTGAGACTCTGTCAGTGATGGACATCGACGAACAAGGAGAGCCTCCCGCCCCCAACATGAACCTCCAGGGAACCAAGAAGACGGACTCAAACGTCTCCGCTCTGTCTGAAGAGTCCGAGATCCAGCAGTCCCAGTCCTCGACCCCCCACAGAGTCCACTCCAGTATTTACTCTGAGCAGGATCAGGACCAGGATCAGGACCAGGATCAGGAGCCCGAGTCCGATGGCGACAAGCTGGACCCTCAGTGTCGCTCCCTCTCCATGGACAGCGCCTACGGTACCCTCTCCCCTGAATCCCTCCTGAGAGAACTGCAGCCTCAGCCGGGTCAGAGCGAAGGAGAGGAGacggaagaggagggagagagggagggccGCGAGGTGGAGCAGGAAGAGGTAGAACTAGAGgaggtagaagaagaagaagaagaagagcaggaagaggaagaggaagaggaggaggactctGCCTCGCTGGGCTCCCAGCTGTCAGTCGTCCAGTCCTCTAAACCTCGCCGGCGACCTCACGTTCAGTCGCGGCTCCACTGCCTCCAGCGGCCGTCCACTCTGGTGTTATCTCGCTCCGAGGACAATCTCCTGCAGCGCCTCCACGGTAAAACCCCCATCTCCCACTCCCACTCACTCAGCCCCAAATCAAAGGTCCCATCTAAACTCTGCGACATGGACGCATCATTGCTGCCGCACAGTAAGAGCCTGTCGGAGCTGGGCCTAAACTGCCTGGAGCTGTTTACCAGCGACCCCGACCGGTCCGAAGTCAGCCCGACCTCCGATGAACTGTGCTCCACCCGGAGGCGAGCGGAGGTCAGGCACGCCCACAGCGCGGCACCTGCCGGGTCGTGCGAGGCTAACGAGTCGCACTGCAACAGCTCAGACGGCGAGACGGCTCCTTCTGCCTGCGTGGAGAGGAAATGTGACTCATCGACCGCCGGAGATTCAGGGGAAGTGTCGCCCAAAAAGAGGAAATCACCGGCTCCGCAGCACAAGAAGCTGACGTTAGCTCAGCTGTACAGGATACGCACCACTCTCGTCCTCAACTCCACTCTCACTGCATC GGAGGTATAA